One Pararge aegeria chromosome 4, ilParAegt1.1, whole genome shotgun sequence DNA segment encodes these proteins:
- the LOC120623472 gene encoding E3 ubiquitin-protein ligase lubel-like isoform X3, translated as MEGTPAEIRQLFNKNITRSAAIEIEKGEKLYVTADKRGEKGGCKRPLCWTLLGLVVIAIVALIVLAATGILFTNSPTPLEQYNASVSSARAFGGISSDHNHDHDHSNHHHDHSGHDHHHGEEQSTSPPQYGTETQSDEAQLPMTSEESSDTSMYVPKTLEGVLKIDNEIFTPELEDTESEKYRDFTKSFSDALKHALFNRNTLENGDNEIMVEVIQIRNGSLIVTYRIHWIHKYKSEPTEELLTESALKANLNNYLDDNNRMISVYHVAEEELPTTQVLDLCKINNYDCEYKCEFDDSTLDFMCVCPVGQIVDISAPKRCTPLLDNSEKYNAETATPKQTNVDRSNSNESSMKSNSEEQGNTETVRIANEESVFDWKEPRQYTPETTTETEPDLNFSHIFGPETPKPEPEPNAEPETIPISEPTLSPKLEDESDSITEPKSEPEPTSEPQAEPAPEPQAEPAPEPTAEPIPEPEAAPEPTAEPKPEPEPVPEPTAEPISESEPAPEPTAEPKFETEPAPEPEATPEPNPEPEPASSSTAEPKSDPESIAEPQLDAKTTTESQKETQSADLTTTIPETISSVKDMPVASDDQEIRPIKLNEPNTIRPTTMFDNPIFDLESIVKLQTTAEPESNENNESYLQIKPLENNENYDEGMEKMMTTTMRISLSEPNIINEPSYEPKPDIISILKENGQRMNFTSIDTTDYTTIENDWLEAEDENSTFSFETTSSNINAQMDLEMHNEGSSEHANKTEQRSSKQFENFDFDTTTDSMNENNNEDITFDQIKKIYEMAPVLTTIGPIVEKTQDLSNDDTSKINNIETTTLTNIFTNKIFDQGEDKVKETAVENNTAAVTLNQTEIKSIQNETTPQDQKLMEVIDINKTSNNMPNVTPTEKDLPEVSTDVSFDTISMLYNRSPKLIEKDVNINKEVTDSNELSKEDSEETMTDSDWLTETVTEVNYEGVMNKMEKHETTETSLTKIDEIMGRGVSKDDFEPDYLSNMGSKTSKISDQDEHLYGMSQDYDNEDPRVKRVNLDEDKSEMNPRENIGKSRKKDTSMATSLASNATLETTTIGQYIYQVSAQKTNETTMGNSEISLRTAVPAPVWEENDLKKDLSVLPQQNVDTQQIDIINQTYMGRPVTTTAANFDQDNTTGMSDFIAQNTTQVNNLNVTIYEISSHSGNQSFVSAKPTNLPTTEFVDHETEMNPFLPEVENNKSLVKKLQEGHDLEPTNLNETQNENVEEHNPNIADVPSVNSKQTTEINESNTSNTTLLITPQAEPEVTTVAIVDDDFMFNQLYTNSHEEESEFTTEINKVLTSPPTSSKDPATTELNNDKEVLPISTFLLDTDDLDTTKKPSSSTANDLNSNSFNDQMTSNPIKPNDSEFLSVVPIEKENYMEPLKKNYNSASIQELNYISDSPKKSDRRTIDVNNLDSVINDVA; from the exons ATGGAAGGAACGCCAGCGGAAATTCGacaactatttaataaaaatataacgcgCAGCGCTGCTATCGAAATCGAAAA AGGAGAGAAACTATACGTGACTGCTGATAAGCGCGGCGAGAAGGGAGGCTGCAAGCGGCCTCTATGCTGGACACTCTTAGGACTCGTCGTGATTGCTATTGTCGCCCTCATCGTATTGGCAGCCA CTGGAATTCTCTTCACGAATTCGCCAACTCCCCTCGAGCAATACAACGCATCCGTTAGCTCGGCGCGTGCTTTCGGCGGCATTTCAAGCGATCACAATCACGATCACGACCACAGCAATCATCACCACGACCACAGCGGCCACGATCATCATCATGGTGAAGAACAGAGTACTTCTCCACCACAATACGGTACAGAGACTCAAAGCGACGAAGCACAGTTACCTATGACCTCCGAAGAATCTAGCGACACGTCAATGTACG taccGAAAACTTTGGAGGGGGTATTGAAGATAGACAACGAAATATTCACTCCAGAACTTGAAGACACGGAGAGTGAAAAGTACAGAGATTTCACAAAGAGTTTCAGCGATGCTCTGAAACATGCTCTTTTCAATAGGAACACTTTAGAAAATGGAGATAACGAAATAATGGTCGAAGTCATTCAGATAAG AAATGGCTCGTTAATTGTAACGTACCGAATTCACTGGATCCATAAGTATAAATCAGAACCGACTGAAGAACTACTTACAGAAAGCGCTTTGAAAGCAAACCTCAACAATTACCTCGATGATAACAACAGAATGATCAGCGTTTACCACGTTGCCGAAGAAGAGTTACCCACCACACAAGTACttgatttatgtaaaataaataactatgatTGTGAATACAAATGTGAATTTGATGATTCTACACTAGATTTCATGTGTGTTTGTCCAGTTGGACAAATCGTTGATATCAGCGCACCTAAGAGATGTACACCTCTGTTAGATAATTCAGAGAAATATAATGCAGAAACTGCAACACCAAAGCAAACGAATGTTGATAGATCTAATTCGAATGAAAGTTCAATGAAAAGTAACTCTGAAGAACAAGGTAACACTGAAACAGTTCGTATAGCTAATGAGGAAAGTGTATTTGACTGGAAGGAGCCCCGCCAATATACCCCAGAAACAACAACCGAAACGGAACCTGATTTAAACTTTTCTCATATATTTGGACCGGAAACACCAAAACCTGAACCGGAACCAAATGCAGAGCCTGAAACCATCCCTATTTCAGAGCCAACACTTTCTCCAAAACTTGAAGACGAATCAGATTCTATAACGGAGCCAAAATCTGAACCAGAACCTACATCTGAACCACAAGCAGAGCCAGCACCTGAACCTCAAGCAGAACCAGCACCTGAACCAACGGCTGAACCAATTCCTGAACCAGAGGCAGCTCCTGAACCTACAGCTGAACCAAAACCTGAGCCCGAGCCAGTGCCAGAACCCACAGCAGAACCTATATCTGAGTCTGAGCCAGCTCCTGAACCGACGGCAGAACCAAAGTTCGAGACTGAGCCAGCTCCTGAACCAGAAGCAACGCCAGAACCTAATCCAGAACCTGAACCAGCTTCATCATCCACTGCAGAACCAAAATCGGACCCTGAATCTATAGCAGAACCACAATTAGACGCCAAAACAACGACAGAATCACAAAAGGAAACACAGTCTGCAGACTTGACGACTACTATTCCGGAGACAATCAGTTCCGTTAAAGACATGCCAGTTGCAAGCGATGATCAAGAGATAAGACCAATTAAATTGAATGAACCTAACACTATAAGGCCAACAACAATGTTTGACAATCCTATATTTGATTTAGAAAGTATAGTAAAACTTCAAACAACTGCAGAGCCGGAATcgaatgaaaataatgaaagttATTTGCAAATCAAGCCTTTAGAAAACAATGAAAACTATGATGAAGGCATGGAAAAAATGATGACTACAACAATGAGAATATCATTGTCTGAGCCTAACATCATTAACGAACCGTCTTACGAACCCAAGCCTGATATCATATCAATTTTGAAAGAAAACGGACAACGAATGAATTTTACAAGTATTGATACTACAGATTACACAACTATTGAAAATGATTGGCTCGAGGCAGAAGACGAGAATAGTACTTTTAGTTTTGAAACAACATCCAGTAATATTAATGCTCAAATGGACTTAGAAATGCATAATGAAGGAAGTAGTGAGCATGCTAATAAAACGGAACAAAGATCGTCAAAGCAATTTGAAAACTTTGATTTTGATACGACAACCGATAGCATGAACGAAAACAATAATGAAGATATCACATtcgatcaaattaaaaaaatatatgaaatggcACCTGTTCTCACTACAATAGGACCAATTGTAGAAAAGACTCAGGACTTATCCAATGATGATacttccaaaataaataatatagaaaccACAACATTAACCAATATTTTCACCAACAAAATCTTTGATCAGGGAGAGGATAAAGTGAAAGAAACTGCTGTAGAAAATAATACAGCGGCCGTTACTCTAAATCAAACAGAAATTAAATCCATTCAAAACGAGACCACGCCGCAAGATCAAAAACTTATGGAAGTAAtagatataaacaaaacatCGAACAACATGCCAAATGTTACACCTACAGAAAAAGATTTACCGGAGGTAAGTACAGATGTAAGTTTTGATACTATCAGTATGCTTTACAATAGATCTccaaaattaattgaaaaagatgtaaatataaataaagaagttaCAGATTCAAATGAATTATCAAAAGAAGACTCTGAGGAAACTATGACTGATTCAGACTGGTTAACTGAAACAGTTACAGAAGTTAATTATGAAGGAGTTatgaataaaatggaaaaacatGAAACCACTGAAACTTCTTTAACAAAAATAGACGAAATAATGGGTCGTGGAGTTAGCAAAGATGATTTTGAACCAGACTATTTAAGCAACATGGGCTCTAAAACAAGCAAAATATCTGACCAAGATGAACATTTGTATGGTATGTCACAAGATTACGATAATGAAGACCCCAGAGTAAAGAGAGTTAATTTAGATGAGGATAAATCTGAAATGAACCCGCGAGAAAATATAGGTAAATCCAGGAAAAAAGACACATCCATGGCAACAAGTTTAGCTTCAAATGCCACATTGGAAACAACAACCATAGGACAATATATATACCAAGTATCGGCACAAAAAACGAATGAAACAACAATGGGTAACTCCGAAATTTCATTAAGAACCGCTGTACCAGCTCCTGTATGGGAAGAAAATGATCTAAAAAAAGATCTTTCCGTACTGCCTCAGCAAAATGTGGATACCCAACAGATTGATATTATTAATCAAACTTACATGGGCCGTCCTGTAACGACTACTGCCGCCAATTTTGATCAAGATAATACAACAGGAATGAGCGATTTTATCGCCCAAAACACAACACAGGTAAATAATCTAAACGtaactatttatgaaatatctAGTCATAGCGGAAATCAATCATTCGTTTCAGCAAAACCTACCAATTTACCAACTACTGAGTTCGTAGATCATGAAACTGAAATGAATCCATTTTTACCTGaagtagaaaataataaaagtctaGTAAAAAAACTTCAAGAAGGACATGACCTAGAACCAACAAACTTAAATGAAACACAAAATGAAAACGTAGAAGAACATAATCCAAATATTGCAGACGTACCTAGCGTCAATTCTAAGCAAACGACAGAAATAAATGAAAGCAACACTTCAAACACAACATTGCTGATTACTCCTCAAGCGGAACCTGAAGTTACCACTGTGGCGATAGTCGATGATGATTTTATGTTTAATCAGCTGTATACCAACTCCCATGAAGAGGAATCTGAATTCacaactgaaataaataaagttctaACTTCGCCGCCAACATCTTCTAAAGACCCAGCTACTACAGAACTAAATAATGATAAGGAAGTACTGCCGATTTCTACATTCCTATTAGACACAGATGATTTAGATACAACGAAAAAGCCAAGTTCTTCAACGGCGAATGATTTGAACTCAAACTCTTTCAATGATCAGATGACATCAAATCCTATTAAACCTAATGATAGTGAATTTTTAAGCGTAGTTCCCATCGAAAAGGAAAATTACATGGAACcgctgaaaaaaaattacaatagtgCAAGCATTCaagaattaaattatatcaGTGATTCGCCAAAAAAGAGTGACAGGAGGACAATCGATGTAAACAATTTGGATTCTGTTATAAATGATGTAGCGTAG